A portion of the Nitrosopumilaceae archaeon genome contains these proteins:
- a CDS encoding superoxide dismutase yields MGKYVVPPLPYSYDALEPHIDAKTMEIHYTKHHQAYADGLNAALQSINALTHKNYIVGILSDLSSVPENARNAINFYGGGFENHRLFWESMKPNGGGEPGGRLADEIKIYFGSFKEFKEKFSTGTAAIQGSGWGWLVYNQTFSRIEFRTTENQTSPYTQSAIPLLGLDVWEHAYYLKYQNRRADYIQAWWNTINWTEVEERFLRVAS; encoded by the coding sequence ATGGGAAAATATGTTGTGCCACCATTACCATATTCGTATGATGCACTAGAACCACACATAGATGCAAAGACAATGGAGATACATTACACCAAGCATCACCAAGCTTATGCAGATGGCCTAAATGCAGCTTTACAAAGTATTAACGCTCTAACTCACAAAAACTATATTGTTGGAATTTTATCAGATCTAAGTTCTGTTCCTGAAAACGCAAGAAATGCAATTAATTTTTACGGCGGTGGATTTGAAAATCACAGATTGTTTTGGGAGAGCATGAAACCAAATGGTGGAGGAGAGCCAGGAGGCAGACTTGCTGATGAGATAAAGATTTACTTTGGCAGCTTCAAAGAGTTTAAAGAAAAATTTTCAACCGGTACAGCTGCAATACAAGGCAGCGGTTGGGGCTGGCTAGTTTACAATCAAACTTTTTCCAGAATAGAATTTAGAACAACGGAAAACCAGACCAGTCCTTATACACAAAGTGCCATTCCGTTATTGGGATTAGATGTTTGGGAGCATGCGTATTATCTCAAGTATCAAAACAGGCGAGCTGATTACATACAAGCTTGGTGGAATACAATAAACTGGACTGAGGTTGAAGAAAGATTTCTTCGAGTGGCATCATAA
- a CDS encoding PAC2 family protein — translation MQDMGDVGSIVVDFINKGLDTYPFREISSLLPGYVIDNGGFIELPEEKWEYRYAKDTIVFGGGAGQPQTNEELNALCQDVIDIAKKYSARFIYTVGGFHTNRDFGKEPKTFVTTTSASLADRVRKLGVDTTPEQSIITGFNGLILGFAKQNNIEGIGLYGELNDPKMPQYRSAKSVIKTLEKLTYQKFGNTTEFDVMADAVEDKVRTKGSLDI, via the coding sequence ATGCAAGACATGGGAGATGTTGGAAGTATTGTTGTTGATTTTATTAACAAAGGCCTTGACACATATCCGTTCAGAGAAATTTCTTCGTTACTTCCAGGATATGTAATTGACAATGGCGGTTTCATCGAATTACCAGAAGAAAAATGGGAATATCGGTATGCCAAAGATACTATTGTCTTTGGTGGCGGCGCAGGACAACCACAAACAAACGAAGAACTAAACGCATTATGCCAGGATGTGATTGACATTGCAAAAAAATATTCTGCTAGATTCATCTATACGGTAGGAGGATTTCACACAAACCGTGATTTTGGAAAGGAGCCAAAAACATTTGTTACAACAACCTCTGCAAGCCTTGCAGACAGGGTAAGAAAATTAGGCGTAGATACCACCCCTGAACAATCTATTATCACTGGTTTTAATGGACTCATTCTTGGGTTTGCAAAACAAAACAACATTGAAGGTATAGGGCTGTATGGCGAGCTAAATGATCCAAAGATGCCTCAATACCGCTCAGCTAAGAGCGTCATTAAAACATTGGAGAAACTAACATACCAGAAATTTGGTAACACTACAGAATTTGATGTGATGGCAGACGCAGTTGAAGATAAGGTGCGCACTAAAGGGTCTCTTGATATCTGA